The following coding sequences lie in one Lemur catta isolate mLemCat1 chromosome 11, mLemCat1.pri, whole genome shotgun sequence genomic window:
- the LOC123647072 gene encoding olfactory receptor 2A5: MTENQTWVTEFILLGFPLSPKMQMLLCGLFSLFYVITLLGNGVILGLIWLDSKLHTPMYFFLSHLAIIDISYASNNVPKMLANLLNKKKTISFAPCIMQTFLYMAFAHTECLILVMMSYDRYEAICHPLQYSIIMSWRVCTILAVTSWACGSLLALVHVVLILRLPFCGPHEINHFFCEILSVLKLACADTWLNKVVIFAASMFILVGPLCLVLVSYSCILLAILRIQAGEGRRKAFSTCSSHLCVVGLFFGSAIVMYMAPKSHHPEEQQKVLSLFYSLFNPMLNPLIYSLRNTEVKGALQRVLWKHRSR, translated from the coding sequence ATGACAGAAAATCAGACATGGGTCACAGAATTCATTCTCCTGGGATTTCCACTCAGCCCAAAGATGCAGATGCTTCTCTGTGGGCTCTTCTCCCTCTTCTATGTCATCACCCTGCTGGGGAACGGGGTCATCCTGGGGCTCATCTGGCTGGACTCCAAGctccacacccccatgtacttcttcctctcACATCTGGCCATCATTGATATTTCATATGCTTCCAACAATGTCCCCAAGATGCTGGCAAACcttcttaataagaaaaaaacaatctccTTTGCCCCGTGCATAATGCAGACCTTTTTATACATGGCTTTTGCTCACACCGAGTGTCTCATCTTGGTAATGATGTCCTATGATCGGTATGAGGCCATCTGCCACCCTCTGCAATACTCCATCATCATGAGCTGGAGAGTGTGCACCATCCTGGCCGTCACTTCCTGGGCATGTGGCTCCCTCCTGGCCCTGGTCCATGTGGTTCTCATCCTGAGACTGCCCTTCTGTGGGCCTCATGAAATCAACCACTTCTTCTGTGAAATCCTGTCTGTCCTCAAGCTGGCCTGTGCTGACACCTGGCTCAACAAAGTTGTCATCTTTGCTGCTTCCATGTTCATCCTGGTGGGGCCCCTCTGCCTGGTGCTGGTCTCCTACTCGTGCATCCTGCTGGCCATCCTGAGGATCCAGGCAGGGGAGGGCCGCAGaaaggccttctccacctgctcctcccacctctgcgTGGTCGGGCTCTTCTTTGGCAGCGCCATCGTCATGTACATGGCCCCCAAGTCCCACCATCCTGAGGAGCAGCAGAAGGTCCTTTCCCTGTTTTACAGCCTTTTCAACCCCATGCTGAACCCCCTGatctacagcctgaggaacaCAGAGGTCAAGGGTGCCCTACAGAGAGTGTTGTGGAAACACAGATCAAGGTGA